One Fusarium falciforme chromosome 1, complete sequence genomic window carries:
- a CDS encoding AB hydrolase-1 domain-containing protein, whose product MKFSLASICSTGLLCAGLVSAQAKGSVYDGEVAEDINGSNYTYPWPVKLFKFTSQLQKLEMAFMDIPPECDPNGKTALLLHGKNFCGPTWEGTIRALSREGYRVVAPDQVGFCKSSKPSSYQFSLHQFAWNTRGLLNALEVDNVTVIGHSLGGMLAARYSLQYPESVDKTVMVNAVGMEDYVQKGVPYVSIDTTYTSENASSYQSIRGYEQATYYMGEWKDDYDKWVRMLVNIYYGTERDNYVKNQAQIVDMVLTQPIAHQFKDIKTKTLIMVGTNDTTAIGAQWAPKEVAAKLGHFDVLGKEVSSLIPDGHLVEFPGLGHAPQISHPSLFHEKLVTWLSE is encoded by the coding sequence ATGAAGTTCTCACTCGCCTCCATCTGCTCGACCGGCCTCCTCTGCGCCGGTCTCGTCTCTGCGCAGGCCAAGGGCTCCGTGTATGATGGCGAGGTCGCCGAGGACATCAATGGATCCAATTACACCTATCCATGGCCGGTGAAGCTCTTCAAGTTCACCAGCCAGCTGCAGAAGCTCGAGATGGCATTTATGGATATTCCGCCTGAATGCGATCCCAATGGCAAGAcggctcttcttctccacggCAAGAACTTCTGCGGTCCTACGTGGGAGGGGACCATCCGGGCTCTGAGCCGCGAGGGATATCGCGTTGTGGCTCCAGACCAGGTGGGCTTCTGCAAGAGCTCCAAGCCTTCATCGTACCAATTCAGCCTTCACCAGTTTGCGTGGAACACCCGCGGGCTCTTGAATGCCCTTGAAGTTGACAACGTCACCGTCATTGGACATTCCCTTGGAGGCATGCTCGCAGCTCGATACAGTCTTCAGTATCCCGAGTCAGTGGACAAGACAGTCATGGTCAACGCCGTCGGCATGGAGGATTACGTCCAAAAGGGTGTTCCCTACGTCAGCATCGACACCACATACACCTCTGAGAACGCCTCGAGCTACCAGTCCATCCGGGGATACGAGCAGGCGACGTACTACATGGGCGAGTGGAAGGACGACTACGACAAGTGGGTGAGGATGCTGGTCAACATCTACTACGGCACCGAGCGCGACAACTACGTCAAGAACCAGGCACAGATCGTCGACATGGTCCTCACGCAGCCCATCGCGCATCAATTCAAGGACATCAAGACGAAGACTCTCATCATGGTCGGCACCAATGACACCACGGCCATCGGTGCGCAGTGGGCGCCCAAGGAGGTTGCGGCGAAGCTTGGTCACTTTGATGTCCTGGGCAAGGAGGTTTCGAGTCTCATTCCGGATGGTCATCTAGTCGAGTTCCCTGGGCTTGGTCATGCGCCGCAGATTTCTCATCCGTCGCTTTTTCACGAAAAGTTGGTTACGTGGTTGTCTGAATGA